A genomic region of Candidatus Pseudomonas phytovorans contains the following coding sequences:
- the rlmM gene encoding 23S rRNA (cytidine(2498)-2'-O)-methyltransferase RlmM, giving the protein MNTLFMHCRPGFEGEVCAEISEHAARLGIAGYAKGKPHSASAEFVCTEEGGAERLMGALRFSELIFPRQWARGGYVELPETDRISVLLGALADLPVFGSLWLEVLDSNDGKELSTFCRKFEVPLRKALEKAGRLVDDASRPRLLLTFISGRRVFVGVAPANNSALWPMGIPRLKFPREAPSRSTLKLEEAWHQFIPRDQWEQRLGDDMTGVDLGASPGGWTYQLVRRGMLVTAIDNGPMAESLMDTGLVQHLMADGFTWQPKQPVDWMVCDIVEKPARTTSLIETWLGEGLCREAVVNLKLPMKQRYAEVRRLLDRMEATFKARKIRVSIACKQLYHDREEVTCHLRRLDLKPR; this is encoded by the coding sequence ATGAATACCCTGTTCATGCATTGCCGGCCCGGTTTCGAGGGTGAGGTTTGCGCTGAAATCAGCGAACATGCCGCCCGCCTGGGCATTGCTGGCTATGCCAAAGGCAAGCCGCACAGTGCCAGCGCCGAGTTTGTCTGTACCGAAGAAGGCGGTGCCGAGCGGCTGATGGGGGCGCTGCGTTTCAGCGAGTTGATTTTCCCGCGGCAGTGGGCCCGGGGCGGTTATGTCGAACTGCCGGAAACTGACCGCATCAGTGTGCTGCTGGGGGCGCTGGCTGACTTGCCGGTGTTTGGCAGCCTGTGGCTGGAAGTGCTGGACAGTAACGATGGCAAGGAGTTGTCCACCTTCTGCCGCAAGTTCGAAGTGCCGCTGCGCAAAGCGCTGGAGAAGGCTGGCCGCCTGGTTGACGATGCCAGTCGCCCGCGCCTGCTGCTCACCTTCATCAGCGGCCGGCGGGTTTTCGTCGGCGTTGCCCCGGCCAACAATAGTGCCCTGTGGCCCATGGGCATTCCGCGCCTGAAGTTCCCCCGCGAGGCGCCCAGCCGCTCGACCCTCAAGCTGGAAGAAGCGTGGCACCAGTTCATCCCGCGGGATCAATGGGAGCAGCGCCTGGGCGATGACATGACCGGCGTTGATCTGGGCGCCTCACCGGGTGGCTGGACCTACCAGTTGGTGCGCCGGGGCATGCTGGTGACTGCCATCGACAATGGCCCGATGGCCGAAAGCCTGATGGACACCGGCCTGGTCCAGCACCTGATGGCGGATGGTTTTACCTGGCAGCCGAAGCAGCCGGTGGACTGGATGGTGTGCGACATTGTCGAGAAGCCGGCGCGCACCACCTCGCTGATCGAAACCTGGCTGGGTGAGGGGCTGTGCCGCGAGGCGGTGGTCAACTTGAAGCTGCCGATGAAGCAGCGCTATGCCGAAGTACGTCGGTTGCTCGACCGCATGGAGGCGACGTTCAAGGCACGCAAGATCAGGGTATCGATTGCCTGCAAGCAGCTGTACCACGACCGCGAGGAAGTGACCTGCCACCTGCGCCGGC
- the acnA gene encoding aconitate hydratase AcnA: MPSLDSLNTLKPLKVGDQTYHYFSLAEAARQLGDLQRLPMSLKVLLENLLRWEDGHTVTGDDLRALAQWLSERRSDREIQYRPARVLMQDFTGVPAVVDLAAMRAAMAKAGGDPQRINPLSPVDLVIDHSVMVDHYGTSQAFGENVDIEMQRNGERYAFLRWGQSAFDNFRVVPPGTGICHQVNLEYLGRTVWTREADGRTYAFPDTLVGTDSHTTMINGLGVLGWGVGGIEAEAAMLGQPVSMLIPEVIGFKLTGKLREGITATDLVLTVTQMLRKKGVVGKFVEFYGDGLAELPLADRATIANMAPEYGATCGFFPVDQVTLDYLRLSGRPEATVQLVEQYCKAQGLWRLPGQEPLFSDSLALDMHEVEASLAGPKRPQDRVALGQVSQAFDHFIELQPKPLAKEVGRLESEGGGGVAVGNADQAGEIDYSHQGQTHTLRDGAVVIAAITSCTNTSNPSVMMAAGLLAKKALEKGLQRKPWVKSSLAPGSKVVTDYFKAAGLTPYLDQLGFDLVGYGCTTCIGNSGPLDDAIEKAIGSADLTVASVLSGNRNFEGRVHPLVKTNWLASPPLVVAYALAGSVRVDLTRDPLGTGTDGQPVYLHDIWPSQQEIAAAVAKVDTAMFHKEYAEVFAGDAQWQAIEVPQAATYVWQADSTYIQHPPFFDEIGGPPPQIADIHGARVLALLGDSVTTDHISPAGNIKADSPAGRYLREQGVEPRDFNSYGSRRGNHEVMMRGTFANIRIRNEMLGGEEGGNTLHVPTGEKLSIYDAAMRYQQEGTPLVVIAGQEYGTGSSRDWAAKGTNLLGIKAVLAESFERIHRSNLVGMGVLPLQFKAGHDRKQLGLTGKERIDVLGLNGAQIRPGMSLPLRITREDGQQEQIEVLCRIDTLNEVEYFKSGGILHYVLRQLIAS, from the coding sequence ATGCCCTCGCTCGATAGCCTGAACACCCTCAAGCCCCTGAAGGTCGGGGACCAGACCTACCACTATTTCAGCCTTGCCGAGGCTGCCCGCCAGCTGGGCGACCTGCAACGCCTGCCCATGTCGCTGAAGGTGCTGCTGGAAAACCTGCTGCGCTGGGAGGACGGCCATACCGTCACCGGCGACGACTTGCGCGCCCTCGCCCAGTGGCTGAGCGAGCGGCGCTCTGACCGCGAGATCCAGTACCGCCCGGCGCGCGTTCTGATGCAGGACTTCACCGGCGTGCCGGCCGTGGTCGACCTGGCCGCCATGCGCGCGGCCATGGCCAAGGCCGGCGGTGACCCGCAACGCATCAACCCGTTGTCACCGGTGGACCTGGTGATCGACCACTCGGTCATGGTTGACCATTACGGCACATCGCAGGCCTTCGGCGAGAACGTGGACATCGAAATGCAGCGCAATGGCGAGCGCTATGCCTTCCTGCGCTGGGGTCAGAGCGCCTTCGACAACTTCCGCGTAGTGCCGCCGGGCACCGGTATCTGTCACCAGGTCAACCTGGAATACCTGGGCCGTACTGTGTGGACCCGTGAAGCCGATGGGCGCACCTACGCCTTCCCTGACACCCTGGTCGGCACCGACTCGCACACCACCATGATCAATGGCCTGGGCGTGCTCGGCTGGGGTGTCGGTGGCATCGAAGCAGAAGCGGCCATGCTCGGCCAACCTGTGTCGATGCTGATCCCCGAGGTCATCGGCTTCAAACTGACCGGCAAGCTGCGCGAAGGCATCACCGCCACCGACCTGGTGCTGACGGTCACGCAGATGCTGCGCAAAAAAGGCGTGGTGGGCAAATTCGTCGAATTCTATGGTGACGGCCTGGCCGAACTGCCCTTGGCTGACCGTGCGACCATCGCCAACATGGCACCTGAATATGGCGCCACCTGCGGTTTCTTCCCGGTTGACCAGGTAACCCTGGACTACCTGCGCCTGTCGGGCCGCCCCGAAGCGACCGTGCAACTGGTCGAGCAGTACTGCAAGGCCCAGGGCCTGTGGCGCCTGCCGGGGCAGGAGCCGCTGTTCAGCGACAGCCTGGCGCTGGACATGCACGAGGTCGAGGCCAGCCTGGCCGGGCCCAAACGGCCGCAGGACCGCGTGGCACTGGGCCAGGTCAGCCAGGCCTTTGACCATTTCATCGAACTGCAACCCAAGCCGCTGGCGAAGGAAGTCGGCCGCCTGGAAAGCGAGGGCGGTGGCGGCGTAGCGGTGGGCAACGCCGACCAGGCTGGCGAGATCGACTACAGCCATCAAGGCCAGACGCACACCCTGCGCGATGGCGCCGTGGTGATTGCCGCGATTACCTCGTGCACCAACACCTCCAACCCCAGTGTGATGATGGCTGCCGGACTGTTGGCTAAAAAGGCCCTGGAAAAGGGCCTGCAACGCAAACCCTGGGTCAAGAGTTCTCTGGCGCCGGGCTCGAAAGTGGTCACCGACTACTTCAAGGCCGCCGGGCTCACCCCCTACCTCGACCAACTGGGCTTCGACCTGGTCGGCTATGGCTGCACCACCTGCATCGGCAACTCCGGCCCGCTGGACGACGCAATCGAGAAAGCCATCGGCAGCGCCGACCTCACCGTGGCGTCGGTGCTGTCGGGCAACCGCAACTTCGAAGGCCGTGTGCACCCGCTGGTCAAGACCAACTGGCTGGCCTCGCCACCGCTGGTCGTGGCTTACGCACTGGCCGGCAGCGTGCGCGTGGACCTGACCCGCGACCCGTTGGGCACCGGCACTGACGGCCAACCGGTGTACCTGCACGATATCTGGCCCAGCCAGCAGGAAATTGCTGCGGCCGTAGCCAAGGTAGATACAGCGATGTTCCACAAGGAATACGCCGAAGTGTTTGCCGGCGACGCGCAGTGGCAGGCCATCGAGGTGCCGCAGGCAGCCACCTACGTGTGGCAGGCTGACTCTACCTACATCCAGCACCCGCCGTTCTTCGATGAAATCGGCGGGCCACCACCACAGATCGCCGACATCCACGGCGCGCGGGTGCTGGCGCTGCTGGGCGACTCGGTCACCACCGACCACATCTCCCCGGCCGGCAACATCAAGGCCGACAGCCCCGCCGGTCGCTACCTGCGTGAACAGGGGGTGGAGCCACGCGACTTCAACTCCTACGGCTCGCGGCGTGGCAACCATGAGGTGATGATGCGCGGCACCTTCGCCAACATCCGGATCCGCAACGAAATGCTGGGGGGTGAAGAAGGCGGCAACACCTTGCACGTGCCCACTGGCGAGAAACTGTCGATCTACGATGCGGCCATGCGGTACCAGCAGGAAGGCACCCCACTGGTGGTCATCGCCGGCCAGGAATACGGCACCGGCTCGAGCCGCGACTGGGCGGCCAAGGGCACCAACCTGCTGGGCATCAAGGCGGTGTTGGCGGAGAGCTTCGAGCGCATTCACCGCTCCAACCTGGTGGGCATGGGCGTACTGCCGCTGCAGTTCAAGGCCGGTCACGACCGCAAGCAACTGGGGCTGACCGGCAAGGAGCGGATCGATGTATTGGGTTTGAACGGCGCACAGATCCGCCCAGGCATGAGCCTGCCGTTGCGCATCACCCGCGAAGATGGGCAACAGGAACAGATCGAGGTGTTGTGCCGGATCGACACCCTGAATGAAGTGGAGTACTTCAAATCTGGGGGGATTCTGCATTATGTGTTGCGCCAGTTGATTGCAAGCTAA